One part of the Brachyspira sp. SAP_772 genome encodes these proteins:
- a CDS encoding alpha/beta hydrolase, translating to MRNILIVLSFLIIFVSCSKSNNNVEGNMDTIITTTNEDGSVTFEQKNIHYSMEYIPNVVYARKDNTDLTLQIMIPRLLNVDTNAKYPLIVYIQGSAWRKQNVYRNLVALGDFARRGYVVAIVEYRPSDTAVFPAQIEDARDAIKFMLDNADKYNADTNNLFVWGDSSGGHTALFTAIPLSDNDNTIPNMNVIIAYYPPTDLLEMRNDPLGSTTGDAESPEGILIGRKNVYDYPEEAKKISPYYEISKAKELPPIFLVHGTGDNLVPFNQSKILADKLKEENRVYEFYALKDADHGDWQFWTKDMFDIVEEFINKYKK from the coding sequence ATGAGAAATATATTGATTGTTTTAAGTTTTTTGATTATATTTGTTTCATGCAGTAAGTCAAACAACAATGTAGAAGGTAATATGGACACTATAATAACAACTACAAATGAAGATGGAAGTGTAACATTTGAACAAAAGAATATTCATTATAGTATGGAATATATTCCAAATGTTGTATATGCTAGAAAAGACAATACAGATTTAACTCTTCAAATAATGATTCCTAGACTTCTTAATGTTGATACAAATGCTAAATATCCATTAATAGTTTATATACAGGGTTCGGCATGGAGAAAACAAAATGTGTATAGAAATTTGGTTGCTCTTGGAGATTTTGCGAGGAGAGGATATGTTGTTGCTATAGTTGAATATAGACCAAGCGACACAGCAGTTTTTCCAGCACAAATAGAAGATGCAAGAGATGCTATTAAATTTATGCTTGATAATGCTGATAAATATAATGCTGATACAAACAATTTATTTGTGTGGGGAGATTCATCAGGCGGACATACTGCATTATTTACAGCAATACCTTTGAGTGATAATGATAACACAATACCAAATATGAATGTCATTATAGCATATTATCCTCCTACAGATTTACTTGAAATGAGAAATGATCCTTTAGGTTCTACTACAGGAGATGCTGAGAGCCCTGAAGGCATATTAATAGGAAGAAAGAATGTTTATGACTATCCAGAAGAAGCTAAAAAGATAAGCCCTTATTATGAGATTTCAAAGGCTAAAGAGCTGCCTCCTATATTTTTAGTACATGGTACAGGTGATAATTTGGTTCCTTTTAATCAAAGTAAAATTTTAGCTGATAAATTAAAAGAAGAAAATAGAGTTTATGAGTTTTATGCTTTAAAAGATGCAGATCATGGTGATTGGCAGTTTTGGACTAAAGATATGTTTGATATTGTTGAAGAGTTTATAAACAAATATAAAAAATAA
- a CDS encoding DUF268 domain-containing protein: MIKEKLDKINKIVWFIPFRGLRNKIREKLIKPEQIKWINECIEKYNRLNKSGRFPIKKENNFHIFGENIANIEFDSHYLYHPAWAARCLKEINPKKHIDISSITYFSTIASGFVPIDFYEYRPPQIYNLKGFTPCSCDIKKLPFEDNSIESISCMHAIEHIGLGRYGDEVDPDGDIKGINELKRVTKNNGHILFVVPVGKPRVQFNAHRIYSYDMVVEYFQGCKLINYSLIPDNSVKDSIGIINNATKELTDKQKYGCGCFWFQKI, encoded by the coding sequence ATGATTAAGGAAAAATTAGATAAAATTAATAAAATCGTATGGTTCATACCATTTAGAGGATTAAGAAATAAGATTAGAGAAAAATTAATAAAACCAGAACAAATAAAATGGATTAATGAATGTATAGAAAAATATAATAGACTAAATAAATCAGGAAGATTTCCAATAAAAAAAGAAAATAATTTTCATATATTTGGAGAAAATATAGCAAATATTGAGTTTGATTCACATTACTTATATCATCCTGCCTGGGCTGCAAGATGTCTTAAAGAAATAAATCCTAAAAAACATATAGATATATCTTCTATCACTTATTTTAGTACAATTGCTTCAGGATTTGTACCAATAGATTTTTATGAATACAGACCGCCGCAAATTTATAATTTAAAAGGATTTACTCCTTGTTCATGTGATATAAAAAAACTTCCATTTGAAGATAATAGTATAGAATCTATATCATGTATGCATGCAATAGAGCATATAGGTTTAGGCAGATATGGAGATGAAGTTGATCCTGATGGAGATATAAAAGGAATAAATGAGCTAAAGAGAGTAACTAAAAATAACGGTCATATACTTTTTGTTGTTCCTGTGGGTAAACCAAGAGTACAATTTAATGCTCACAGAATATATTCTTATGATATGGTAGTGGAATATTTTCAAGGTTGTAAATTAATTAATTATTCTTTAATACCTGATAATTCTGTAAAAGATAGTATTGGTATAATAAATAATGCTACAAAAGAATTAACAGATAAACAAAAATACGGATGCGGTTGTTTTTGGTTTCAAAAAATATAG
- a CDS encoding cell surface protein produces MIQKVSKKIKFLVAVIGSLLMTSVSAFGMYGVDGDDWINFLVHGNQLRARMNQLGFTLGNGTIKGTFGVYADQGWMGSILSPSTTENNKVDFNPTLSAGIGYTSDMFGIGVGYNFNYVDKYLQVHTPTLVFNALNNNLRIAAPIQVAVTDKVNGVAGSKFTGVGFNQIELRYYTGIDAFNLIRLYASYKNGTWENGTTKNAIETLGLQLRLYFLNTQVGNVAVNPYIRIEYHQALKGNYATLDQFGRNYTLENMYNNYNNGANAIDLNTQKQSDIYDVSPFYVAVKPILSLAASSDIVSLYFEPGLGYAVTSQKRKEAGSVQETQHYLTWQAYAEMYVTPVEDLEWYFEMDVNGNVNGQQGTSANANLSPVLFETTTGITWYLPSLN; encoded by the coding sequence ATGATACAAAAAGTTAGCAAAAAAATAAAGTTCTTAGTTGCTGTAATAGGTTCTTTATTAATGACATCAGTTTCAGCATTTGGTATGTATGGTGTAGACGGTGATGACTGGATTAACTTCCTCGTACATGGCAATCAATTAAGAGCTAGAATGAATCAGTTGGGCTTCACTTTAGGAAATGGTACAATAAAAGGTACTTTTGGTGTTTACGCTGATCAAGGTTGGATGGGTTCTATACTAAGCCCTAGTACTACAGAAAATAATAAGGTTGATTTTAACCCTACTTTGTCTGCAGGTATAGGATACACTTCTGATATGTTTGGTATAGGGGTAGGATATAACTTCAATTATGTAGACAAATATTTACAAGTTCATACACCTACATTAGTATTTAATGCTTTAAACAATAATTTAAGAATAGCAGCACCTATACAAGTTGCTGTAACAGATAAAGTTAATGGAGTAGCAGGTAGTAAATTTACTGGTGTAGGATTTAATCAAATAGAATTAAGATATTATACAGGAATAGATGCATTTAATTTAATAAGATTATATGCTTCATATAAAAACGGTACTTGGGAAAATGGTACAACTAAAAATGCTATTGAAACTCTTGGCTTGCAGTTAAGATTATATTTCTTAAATACTCAAGTGGGTAATGTAGCAGTTAATCCTTATATCAGAATAGAGTATCACCAAGCATTAAAAGGAAATTATGCTACTCTTGATCAGTTCGGTCGCAATTATACATTAGAAAATATGTATAATAATTATAATAATGGTGCAAATGCTATAGATTTAAATACTCAAAAGCAATCAGACATATATGATGTTAGTCCTTTCTATGTAGCTGTTAAACCAATATTATCTTTGGCAGCAAGCAGTGATATAGTATCTCTTTATTTTGAACCTGGTTTAGGTTATGCAGTAACTTCACAAAAAAGAAAAGAAGCAGGTTCAGTACAAGAAACTCAGCATTATTTAACTTGGCAGGCTTATGCAGAAATGTATGTAACTCCTGTTGAAGACTTAGAATGGTACTTTGAGATGGATGTTAATGGTAATGTAAATGGTCAACAAGGTACTTCTGCTAATGCTAATCTATCTCCTGTATTATTTGAAACTACTACAGGTATAACTTGGTACTTACCTTCATTAAACTAA
- a CDS encoding alpha/beta hydrolase: MKKILMIFIFCLIFVSCNNSSKNEGNNSMNNFTIYTNEEGNIVLEEKNTVFNVDYTPNVIYTNKDGIDLSLQILTPKLKRNDTNSKYPLVLFIQGSRWRKQNVYQNLVVMGDFARRGYVVSIVEYRPSDEAIFPAQIEDARDALNFMINNADKYNVDTNNVFVWGTSSGAHTALFTAIPLSDNDNTIPYMNAIIAYYPPTDILEMRNDPLKTTTGDAESPEGILIGRKNVYDYPEEAKKASPYYEISKADNLPPIFLAHGDTDSVVPFSQSKILADKLKKENRVYEFYTVKNADHSDWQFWTKDMFDVVEKFIKKYTK; the protein is encoded by the coding sequence ATGAAAAAAATTTTAATGATTTTTATTTTTTGTTTGATTTTTGTTTCTTGTAATAATTCATCTAAAAATGAAGGAAATAATAGTATGAATAATTTTACAATATACACAAATGAAGAAGGCAATATAGTATTAGAAGAAAAAAATACTGTTTTTAATGTTGATTACACACCAAATGTTATTTACACAAATAAAGACGGCATTGATTTATCTCTTCAAATATTAACACCAAAACTAAAAAGAAATGATACAAACTCAAAATATCCATTAGTTTTATTTATACAAGGTTCAAGATGGAGAAAGCAGAATGTTTATCAGAATTTAGTAGTGATGGGAGATTTTGCTAGAAGAGGCTATGTTGTTTCTATAGTTGAATATAGACCAAGCGATGAAGCAATTTTTCCAGCACAAATTGAAGATGCAAGAGACGCACTTAATTTTATGATAAATAATGCAGATAAATATAATGTTGATACTAATAATGTATTTGTTTGGGGAACTTCATCAGGAGCACATACTGCTTTATTTACAGCAATACCTTTAAGCGATAATGATAATACAATACCTTATATGAATGCGATAATTGCATATTATCCGCCAACAGATATACTTGAAATGAGAAATGACCCATTAAAAACTACTACAGGAGATGCTGAGAGTCCTGAAGGAATATTAATAGGAAGAAAAAATGTTTATGATTATCCTGAAGAAGCAAAAAAAGCAAGTCCTTATTATGAGATTTCAAAAGCTGATAATTTACCGCCTATATTTTTAGCACATGGTGATACTGATAGTGTTGTGCCATTTAGTCAGAGTAAAATTTTAGCTGATAAGTTAAAAAAAGAAAATAGAGTTTATGAGTTTTATACTGTAAAAAATGCTGATCATAGCGATTGGCAGTTTTGGACTAAAGATATGTTTGATGTAGTAGAAAAATTTATAAAGAAGTATACAAAATAA
- a CDS encoding glycosyltransferase family 2 protein, with protein MNLAPVGLVVYNRLEHTKRVIEALKKNTLASETDLYIFSDAPSKKEDEKSVSELREYLKTVKDGFKNVYVYEAEQNLGIKYSTVKAVNTIFENHEYFIGLEDDIETNKYFLEFMNNALNYYKDDEDVVAVTAFAHKQATKRHKHDVIFTYAFHSWGWGTWRNKWNDIAWDTCDTSWYNKSIKHKIFGGVFSWFHLLAIKKAVKNNLYIQNNLWDIYYSFAMYQRKKLCVWPSKKSFTNNIGFDGTGYHKFDFNHGYFENNLDDDYIDIKFLSDKKMNFFEYLIIGIKIGTLSWANGFISMFIKKNLNKQ; from the coding sequence ATGAACTTAGCACCTGTTGGATTGGTAGTATACAATAGACTTGAACACACAAAAAGAGTAATTGAAGCATTAAAGAAAAACACTTTAGCATCTGAGACAGATTTATATATATTTTCAGATGCCCCTAGCAAAAAAGAAGATGAAAAGTCAGTTTCTGAACTTAGAGAATATCTTAAAACTGTAAAAGATGGTTTTAAAAATGTTTATGTGTATGAAGCTGAACAAAATTTAGGCATCAAATATTCTACTGTAAAAGCAGTAAATACCATATTTGAAAATCATGAATATTTTATAGGCTTAGAAGATGATATTGAAACTAATAAATATTTTCTTGAGTTTATGAATAACGCCTTAAATTATTATAAAGACGATGAAGATGTTGTTGCTGTAACTGCATTTGCTCATAAACAAGCAACTAAAAGGCATAAGCATGATGTTATATTTACATATGCTTTTCATAGCTGGGGCTGGGGTACTTGGAGAAATAAATGGAATGATATAGCTTGGGATACTTGTGATACTTCTTGGTATAACAAAAGTATTAAACATAAAATATTCGGCGGAGTATTTTCATGGTTTCATTTATTAGCTATAAAAAAAGCTGTAAAGAATAATCTTTATATTCAAAACAATTTATGGGATATTTATTATTCATTTGCAATGTATCAGAGAAAAAAATTATGTGTTTGGCCGTCAAAAAAATCTTTTACAAACAATATTGGTTTTGATGGCACGGGCTATCATAAATTTGATTTTAATCATGGATATTTTGAGAACAATTTAGATGATGATTATATAGATATAAAGTTTTTATCTGATAAAAAGATGAATTTTTTTGAGTATCTAATCATTGGTATAAAGATAGGAACATTAAGTTGGGCTAATGGTTTTATAAGCATGTTTATCAAAAAAAATTTAAATAAACAATAG
- the creD gene encoding cell envelope integrity protein CreD: MIKNINEVTKTLGFKIIIIVVLGLLLLIPMTFINSVVKDRIRYQNEAISSIIEPVGDSANIQGVVIAIPYLEKFIDSDTKEIGYTRKYIFYMPNEYNVTADVEVTSLSRGIFKAPIFNTKLNIIGRFDKYNDEIYNLDENNTIILYDEAMIILGIGNKKNLMKLPNILINNNEEIKYYEKNINIDLNMFNNKFLYTISRDNILNGFDFNITMDIQGGNSLIITPLASENTFKISSKWKDPSFTGGFLPTKREVNNNGFNAEWNIASFNTSFTKYWTSDENANRLNNIDNNQYYTSNQESNNVLVSFLLLNDNYQKTSRSVKYAILFIFIPFFVLFLCEVLSKKRIHPVQYILIGIANAIFYLLLLAISEHINFNVSYFISALMVTALTSIYIGYIIKSPKYTISMAIVEALVYIFLFGILQLTDYALLMGTLGLFAVIALAMYFTRNVDWYGENN; the protein is encoded by the coding sequence ATGATAAAAAACATAAATGAAGTAACTAAAACTTTAGGATTCAAAATAATAATAATAGTGGTATTAGGACTATTGCTTTTAATACCTATGACTTTTATAAATAGCGTTGTAAAAGATAGGATTCGTTATCAAAATGAGGCAATCTCTTCTATAATAGAGCCTGTGGGAGACAGTGCAAATATACAGGGGGTAGTTATTGCTATACCATATTTAGAAAAGTTTATTGACAGCGACACTAAAGAAATAGGCTACACAAGAAAATATATTTTTTATATGCCTAATGAATATAATGTTACTGCTGATGTTGAAGTTACAAGTTTAAGCAGAGGTATTTTTAAAGCTCCTATTTTTAATACTAAGTTAAATATTATAGGAAGGTTCGATAAATATAATGATGAAATATATAATCTAGATGAAAACAATACTATTATACTTTATGATGAAGCTATGATTATATTGGGCATAGGAAACAAAAAAAATCTTATGAAACTTCCTAATATATTAATTAATAATAATGAAGAAATTAAATATTATGAGAAGAATATTAATATAGATTTGAATATGTTTAATAACAAGTTTTTGTACACTATTTCAAGAGATAATATATTAAACGGTTTTGATTTTAATATTACAATGGACATTCAAGGCGGGAACTCTCTCATAATAACACCATTAGCTTCTGAAAACACTTTTAAAATATCTTCAAAATGGAAAGACCCTAGTTTTACAGGTGGATTTTTACCAACAAAAAGAGAAGTTAATAATAACGGTTTTAATGCTGAGTGGAATATAGCAAGTTTTAATACCTCATTTACAAAATATTGGACTAGTGATGAAAATGCTAATAGATTAAATAATATAGACAATAACCAATATTATACCAGCAATCAAGAGTCTAATAATGTTTTAGTATCTTTTTTACTCCTCAATGATAACTATCAAAAAACTTCAAGAAGCGTAAAATATGCTATATTATTTATATTTATTCCGTTTTTTGTGTTATTTTTATGCGAAGTGCTTTCAAAAAAACGTATACACCCAGTACAATATATACTCATAGGCATAGCTAATGCAATATTTTATCTTCTGCTTTTAGCAATATCTGAACATATTAACTTTAATGTTAGCTATTTTATAAGTGCATTGATGGTTACAGCTTTAACTTCTATTTATATAGGATATATTATCAAATCTCCAAAATACACTATTTCTATGGCTATAGTAGAAGCTTTGGTTTATATATTCTTGTTTGGAATATTACAATTAACCGACTATGCATTGCTCATGGGCACATTAGGACTATTTGCAGTTATTGCTCTTGCTATGTACTTTACACGCAATGTGGATTGGTATGGAGAAAATAATTAA